A part of Strix aluco isolate bStrAlu1 chromosome 21, bStrAlu1.hap1, whole genome shotgun sequence genomic DNA contains:
- the LOC141933215 gene encoding sterile alpha motif domain-containing protein 9-like yields the protein MDYRTLPVNKWDENHVQCWLESTGIKKEYVEKLHAEEVTGPALMELDDTFLRGIGMKGGQIHMLIRKRNELLQLQENAQQAKHSSTNTSGRTDAQADPVRPRNAPAQKTSSGDSCDPADKTSRDTPASTSGKRQRRSNNSQLKNTNEVLELSNCRPFRSQNTDFKYVKDKVLAPESGVNGLITPCHEYKSFATAAELNKNQLQSKFACEVIRFASACMNIRTNGTIHFGIMDSVEDRGWKHGQIVGIKVKEREYYVDALDYIEKCFCESVQEIARKCIHPPVFVEVISKDSQEQKFVVEVDIEPTSSLVKDTLFEVYLPKYNEDSQKVTLTKDRALYQRLGAKSEPVKHNNLTTFIQGLRDRDIQREKAELSSTEAHTEIHQNLGRKLSILLNDGKSYMDDSLRYILVTNRCEKDNLNCINFLMHLNIFCVFDFDEDSNVSGLYSKYKEHHATRSYFLQDFSNESKTGNPPSQKHLCLFDQTSWIFCNGRSDFLGDEKPCDENTWIRMKKKYLKKAITRICDEILPKRSFIVLFLLLSPVQKQLVDTFQEFYTEMNGTEYIVCISESRENYGKWANLAQASCSIETLEQCSIVGMKLSHVDATIQTMLPSTAQPRHLPVSTRGLCTLPSLEEEKLFSLEILCVDQCDDIKLDLLTEKEIQEIEQNFYRGRKIIWENFWLADKRRCGEIIEREACKDASKLLDDILRGSELKYSVAKLKIFHHPGSGGSTIARQVLWKRRKDLRCAVIKTSYSPATVCEHALAFRDYEEKEISHCLPVLLLIEDYDEDYLEELKYELTDAVATRKINSPRPYFILMCCRRSNDPERLCKASPLDTVAVTHKLMDSEKSLFRTKLEKLKQKDVKPEFILTFVLMCEEFNEAYVRDFVGHILQDIDYSSRDTCLMRYVALLNFYVPNSYVSLSHCEAFLGLGVYTERQSRAYDFKSHLSEQARMIFIELRESTTYISSVRIIHCLVAKEILHQLSGNEPQSQLAMTLLQEKMLFENRFGREEFIKFIRDLFIRRDKRSRGDNTDTLFSPFIEHVCKAEDCEKAIAVLKAAYELLGKDPFFAQQLARLNYNNEKFKDAEYWAGVAKFHLPNDSYILDTEGQVYRKWFSFTVDKMTQEDTPESIIQKIEMALKAMKCFRAAQQAAKAERDSMNNAGYFGEVEVGCRLLKFLSTVHVFSRSPEGEHSELVKYLITDYIPKDIEKPWGRLHSRLKGLRQNLYNALEWISEDLSYFQTDKNQEKDEEDEKEEQIHNPRKWLKRQTDVYAKFFISTSLIEDSNSGPESQLMRRMNIYKSGGGSVTTILSFLTDKKENRSAEKLEKILSFYTENPVRDRLEDNDLINYILCHITLACLAPGSARLLPLQTLRELSVRFFKAKRPFPASAHFLLTLLYWPDEALDREPHPDKDEILNSALQTLKRLYDIKMKDVPTRKKRIYTHFFLGKGYGLSKIVHKTKIDKLISGSLDERRMKWLHGTVWNIAKIRDVLKRVSGWTTDRNLFIRGHTKAFPILPLHRDSVPPGNENVTFYLGFSFNGLVAFNIEVENNP from the exons ATGG ATTACAGAACATTACCCGTGAATAAATGGGATGAGAACCATGTCCAGTGTTGGCTAGAATCTACAGGAATCAAGAAGGAGTATGTAGAAAAACTACACGCAGAAGAAGTGACAGGTCCAGCGCTAATGGAACTGGATGACACTTTCCTCAGAGGCATAGGTATGAAGGGAGGCCAAATCCACATGTTAATCCGCAAGAGAAACGAACTTCTGCAGCTACAGGAAAATGCCCAGCAAGCCAAGCATTCCAGCACCAACACATCTGGCAGAACTGATGCACAAGCAGATCCAGTAAGACCCAGAAATGCCCCCGCCCAAAAAACTTCAAGCGGAGACAGCTGTGATCCAGCAGATAAAACTAGCAGAGACACCCCAGCTTCTACTTCTGGCAAGAGGCAAAGGAGAAGTAACAACTCCCAACTTAAAAATACCAATGAAGTTTTAGAGCTCAGCAACTGTCGACCATTTCGAAGTCAGAATACCGATTTTAAGTATGTGAAAGACAAAGTTCTTGCTCCAGAATCAGGAGTCAATGGTTTAATCACTCCTTGCCATGAATACAAATCATTTGCCACGGCTGCAGAACTGAACAAAAATCAACTGCAATCAAAATTTGCCTGCGAAGTGATACGATTTGCTTCAGCCTGCATGAACATTAGGACAAACGGCACCATACATTTTGGCATCATGGACAGCGTAGAGGATAGGGGTTGGAAACACGGACAGATCGTTGGCATAAAGGTTAAAGAGCGAGAATACTATGTTGATGCATTAGATtatatagaaaaatgtttttgcgAAAGTGTACAAGAAATTGCAAGGAAATGTATTCACCCACCTGTTTTTGTTGAAGTGATTTCGAAAGACTCTCAGGAACAAAAATTTGTGGTGGAGGTTGACATTGAACCAACGTCCAGTTTAGTAAAGGACACACTTTTTGAAGTGTATTTGCCAAAATACAATGAAGACAGCCAGAAGGTGACCCTGACCAAAGATAGAGCTCTCTATCAGAGACTAGGAGCAAAGTCTGAACCTGTAAAGCACAACAATCTAACTACTTTTATTCAGGGATTACGAGACAGGGatattcaaagagaaaaagctgagctctccagcacagaagcacacacagaaatacatcaAAATTTAGGAAGAAAGCTATCGATTCTACTAAATGATGGCAAAAGCTATATGGATGATTCCCTACGGTACATCCTTGTCACAAACAGATGCGAAAAGGATAATCTGAACTGTATCAACTTTTTAATGCACTTGAACATTTTCTGTGTCTTTGACTTTGATGAAGATTCTAATGTGTCAGGGCTGTACAGCAAGTACAAAGAACACCATGCAACAAGGTCTTATTTTTTACAGGATTTTTCCAATGAAAGCAAGACTGGCAACCCTCCCTCTCAGAAACATTTGTGCCTGTTTGATCAGACCAGCTGGATATTCTGCAATGGGCGCAGTGACTTCCTCGGGGATGAAAAACCTTGTGATGAAAATACATGGATTAGAATGAAAAAGAAGTACCTTAAGAAAGCAATTACTCGTATCTGTGACGAAATCCTGCCAAAGCGGTCTTTCATTGTGCTTTTCCTATTGCTATCACCAGTGCAGAAACAACTTGTGGACACTTTTCAGGAATTCTATACAGAGATGAACGGCACTGAGTACATCGTTTGCATTTCAGAGTCCAGAGAAAATTATGGGAAGTGGGCTAATCTAGCTCAGGCATCCTGCAGCATCGAGACACTAGAACAATGCAGTATTGTGGGTATGAAACTAAGTCACGTAGATGCCACCATTCAAACCATGCTGCCTTCTACAGCACAACCCAGGCACCTGCCAGTTTCCACGAGAGGGCTATGTACACTTCCCTCGCTGGAAGAAGAGAAACTGTTTTCCCTAGAAATCCTTTGTGTTGACCAGTGTGATGATATCAAATTAGATcttttgactgaaaaagaaatacaagaaatagaACAAAATTTCTACCGAGGGAGGAAAATCATCTGGGAAAACTTCTGGCTTGCTGATAAAAGACGCTGCGGGGAAATCATTGAACGCGAAGCATGTAAGGACGCTAGCAAACTCCTAGATGACATTTTACGAGGAAGTGAACTCAAATATTCTGTGGCTAAACTAAAGATATTTCACCATCCTGGAAGTGGTGGAAGCACAATAGCACGGCAAGTTctatggaaaagaagaaaggacttAAGATGTGCTGTTATCAAAACCTCGTATTCACCCGCAACTGTCTGTGAGCACGCACTTGCATTTAGAgattatgaagaaaaagaaatcagtcattgtcttcctgtgctgctcctgaTTGAAGATTACGATGAAGACTATTTAGAAGAACTAAAGTATGAGTTAACGGATGCTGTAGCAACTAGGAAAATTAATTCCCCCAGACCTTACTTCATCCTCATGTGCTGTAGACGATCCAATGACCCCGAAAGGCTTTGCAAGGCTTCGCCACTGGACACAGTTGCTGTCACTCACAAGCTGATGGACTCCGAGAAAAGTCTGTTCAGAACTAAACTtgaaaaactgaagcagaaagatGTCAAGCCAGAATTCATACTTACATTTGTCCTGATGTGTGAGGAGTTCAATGAAGCATACGTGAGAGACTTTGTAGGGCACATACTGCAAGACATAGATTATTCGTCTCGCGATACATGCTTGATGCGTTATGTGGCTTTGCTTAATTTTTATGTACCTAATTCATATGTTTCATTGTCACACTGTGAGGCTTTTCTGGGACTGGGGGTATATACAGAAAGGCAATCAAGAGCATATGATTTCAAAAGTCACCTGAGTGAACAAGCAAGAATGATTTTCATTGAGCTAAGGGAAAGTACCACCTACATTTCATCTGTTCGGATAATACACTGTCTGGTTGCAAAAGAAATTCTGCATCAGCTTTCAGGGAATGAACCTCAGAGTCAACTTGCAATGACACTTCTTCAGGAAAAGATGCTCTTTGAAAACAGATTTGGACGAGAGGAATTCATAAAGTTCATCAGAGATCTGTTTATTCGACGCGATAAAAGAAGCAGGGGTGACAATACTGACACTCTTTTCTCCCCCTTCATTGAACACGTCTGCAAAGCTGAAGACTGTGAAAAAGCTATAGCTGTTTTAAAAGCTGCATATGAACTCCTTGGAAAAGATCCTTTTTTTGCCCAGCAGCTTGCCAGACTGAATTACAACAATGAAAAATTCAAAGATGCAGAATACTGGGCAGGGGTTGCAAAATTTCATTTGCCAAATGATTCTTATATTTTAGATACAGAAGGTCAAGTCTACAGGAAATGGTTTAGTTTCACTGTGGATAAAATGACACAGGAGGACACTCCTGAAAGCATCATTCAGAAGATAGAGATGGCTCTTAAAGCCATGAAATGCTTCAGGGCAGCACAACAGGCTGCAAAAGCAGAACGTGACAGTATGAATAACGCTGGCTATTTTGGAGAGGTAGAAGTAGGATGTCGTCTTCTTAAATTTTTATCCACAGTCCATGTATTTAGCAGAAGTCCAGAGGGGGAACATTCTGAGCTTGTGAAATACCTGATCACAGATTACATTCCTAAAGACATTGAAAAACCATGGGGAAGGCTTCACTCCCGCTTAAAAGGCTTACGCCAGAACCTGTACAATGCTCTGGAATGGATTTCAGAAGACCTAAGTTATTTCCAAACAGATAAAAACCAGGAGAAGGACgaggaagatgaaaaggaagaacaaattcATAATCCCAGAAAATGGCTAAAAAGACAGACTGATGTATATGCTAAATTCTTCATCTCAACATCACTTATTGAGGACAGCAACAGTGGCCCCGAGAGCCAGCTGATGAGACGCATGAATATTTATAAGAGTGGTGGAGGTAGCGTCACTACTATCCTGTCATTCTTAACAGATAAGAAAGAGAACAGGTCAGCTGAAAAGCTAGAAAAGATCCTTAGTTTCTATACAGAAAACCCAGTAAGGGACAGGCTGGAGGACAACGATCTGATCAATTATATTTTGTGCCACATCACATTAGCATGCTTAGCACCAGGATCAGCCAGACTTCTTCCACTGCAAACTCTCCGTGAGCTCAGCGTAAGGTTCTTTAAAGCAAAAAGACCATTTCCAGCAAGCGCCCATTTTTTGCTCACCTTGCTCTACTGGCCAGATGAGGCATTAGACAGAGAGCCTCATCCAGATAAAGATGAAATTCTAAACTCAGCCCTTCAAACCCTGAAGCGTTTATATGACATCAAGATGAAAGATGTTCctaccagaaagaaaagaatctaCACCCACTTTTTTCTGGGAAAGGGTTATGGCTTAAGTAAGATTGTGCACAAAACTAAAATTGATAAATTAATTAGCGGGTCCTTAGATGAGAGGAGAATGAAGTGGCTACATGGAACTGTATGGAATATTGCCAAGATTCGTGACGTTCTCAAGAGAGTTTCTGGCTGGACCACAGACAGAAATTTATTTATACGTGGTCACACAAAGGCGTTTCCTATCTTGCCACTCCATCGTGATTCAGTGCCCCCCGGAAATGAAAACGTGACCTTTTATTTAGGTTTTTCATTTAATGGTCTTGTTGCTTTCAATATTGAGGTTGAAAATAATCCTTAA